The following are encoded in a window of Methanobrevibacter ruminantium M1 genomic DNA:
- a CDS encoding CRISPR-associated protein TIGR02710 family: MSKKEQILILSLGGSPEPLIYSIKEFKPDKVVFLCSPQTLKECDGILEETAFNEENVEIYEIPDAESLDDSFSTSKKVLSKFADDGFEVRVDFTGGTKPMVSGLVLAVIEGNYSNFKFSYVGQKDSQSRTKNGVGVVKDGSEITKMQINPYKKYAITEFKRGKNFFNTYQFEAALENFQSAKSRFIKGTEQRRISEIYERIVILYQKWDLFEDKVSKNTDLFKYLGFIINDIEKDEFILNEFENIDFFIQMKRNYEFLSFKIRGVSYDSEDPSIKGHLKFRISYYLSDLFNNAYRRIEEGKYDDAVARLYRINELIAQVQLTQKGLIDDDQLQTQKEFKVNISSTKSKAHARDNYDEILDFIDYNSSLKEKNKGYFGIANDKSYELLDLFGIKQSPKFDKLNSKLKERNGSILAHGLKPMNKKKAEELYDKTLDYAKDYFSFLDEDMDLAKFPKF, from the coding sequence ATGTCTAAAAAAGAGCAAATTTTAATTTTAAGTTTAGGAGGTTCTCCAGAACCTCTCATTTATTCCATTAAAGAATTCAAGCCAGATAAAGTAGTCTTCTTATGTTCTCCTCAGACACTTAAGGAATGCGATGGCATTCTTGAAGAGACTGCTTTCAATGAGGAAAATGTGGAAATATACGAGATACCTGATGCTGAAAGCTTGGATGATTCATTTTCCACTTCAAAGAAGGTCTTATCCAAATTTGCAGATGATGGCTTTGAGGTTCGTGTGGATTTCACTGGAGGAACAAAGCCTATGGTTTCAGGTCTTGTCCTTGCAGTAATCGAAGGGAATTATTCTAATTTCAAATTCAGCTATGTGGGCCAAAAGGACAGCCAGAGCAGAACCAAAAATGGTGTCGGCGTAGTTAAGGATGGCTCTGAAATTACAAAGATGCAGATAAATCCATATAAGAAATATGCAATAACCGAATTTAAGAGAGGAAAGAACTTCTTTAACACATATCAGTTTGAAGCGGCCTTGGAAAATTTCCAAAGCGCCAAATCCAGATTCATTAAGGGAACTGAGCAAAGAAGGATATCTGAAATCTATGAAAGGATTGTCATACTTTATCAAAAATGGGACCTATTTGAAGATAAGGTTTCAAAAAACACAGATTTATTTAAATATCTGGGCTTTATAATAAATGATATTGAAAAGGATGAATTCATATTAAATGAATTTGAAAATATAGACTTCTTTATCCAAATGAAGAGAAATTATGAATTTTTGAGTTTCAAAATTAGGGGAGTTTCATATGATAGCGAAGACCCTTCCATAAAGGGCCATTTAAAGTTCAGAATTTCCTATTACCTTTCAGATTTATTCAATAATGCCTACCGAAGAATCGAAGAGGGCAAGTATGATGATGCTGTTGCCAGATTGTATAGGATCAATGAGCTGATTGCACAGGTTCAGCTTACCCAAAAGGGCCTGATTGACGATGACCAATTGCAGACTCAAAAGGAGTTTAAGGTAAATATCTCAAGCACAAAATCCAAAGCACATGCAAGGGACAACTATGATGAAATATTAGATTTCATTGATTATAACTCCAGCCTTAAGGAAAAGAACAAAGGTTATTTTGGCATTGCAAATGATAAGAGCTATGAGCTTTTAGACTTGTTTGGCATTAAGCAAAGCCCTAAGTTCGATAAGTTGAATTCCAAATTAAAGGAAAGAAATGGCTCTATTCTAGCTCATGGCCTAAAGCCGATGAATAAGAAAAAGGCAGAAGAGTTATATGATAAGACACTTGATTATGCTAAGGACTATTTCTCATTTTTAGATGAGGATATGGATTTGGCTAAGTTTCCAAAGTTTTAA
- the cas1 gene encoding CRISPR-associated endonuclease Cas1 yields MKLVVDGFGKSVAKRDNQIVIKENGKEINYYLAKDISQILLTGKGSITFDALTLLAENDVDCVSINWKGHVDYRLSAPDRKNAIVKKEQYFALTDSRSGYLAKAFVRAKIENQKAVLGTLAKSREEKDYIIEQREKVSEHIGKIEKLSNINSDNIRNNILGIEGQASHEYWSAFASVLDEKWEFFGRSGRGAKDPVNSLLNYGYAVIESEIWKSIYLAGLDPYCGFLHSERYGRASLVYDLIEEFRQQIVDKTVLSIVNRNQITPDDFEEDGNYIKIHERARRLLIAKILDKLNSKIMFHSKNISYSDIILYQGKLMADYLTNGVPYEGFSLRW; encoded by the coding sequence ATGAAATTAGTTGTAGACGGATTTGGCAAATCAGTTGCTAAAAGGGACAATCAAATTGTGATTAAGGAAAACGGAAAAGAGATAAACTATTATTTGGCAAAGGATATAAGCCAAATACTATTAACTGGCAAGGGATCAATTACCTTTGATGCATTGACCCTGCTTGCTGAAAATGATGTGGACTGCGTATCAATCAATTGGAAAGGCCATGTGGATTACAGACTCTCAGCTCCAGATAGGAAAAACGCAATTGTCAAAAAGGAACAGTACTTTGCACTTACAGACTCAAGAAGCGGCTATTTGGCTAAGGCTTTTGTAAGAGCAAAGATTGAAAATCAAAAGGCAGTGCTTGGAACCCTTGCAAAAAGCAGGGAAGAGAAAGATTATATTATTGAACAAAGAGAAAAGGTTTCAGAACATATTGGTAAAATAGAAAAATTATCTAATATCAATTCAGATAATATTAGAAATAATATACTGGGAATTGAAGGGCAAGCGTCACATGAATATTGGTCAGCTTTTGCTAGTGTTCTTGATGAGAAATGGGAATTTTTTGGCAGAAGTGGCAGAGGTGCTAAAGATCCGGTTAATTCATTGTTAAATTATGGTTATGCAGTAATAGAAAGTGAGATTTGGAAGTCAATATATTTGGCAGGCCTTGATCCATATTGTGGTTTTCTACATTCAGAGCGCTATGGAAGGGCTAGTTTGGTTTATGATCTTATTGAAGAATTTAGACAGCAGATAGTTGATAAGACAGTGCTCTCAATAGTTAATAGGAATCAGATTACACCAGATGACTTTGAAGAAGATGGCAATTATATTAAGATTCATGAGAGGGCTAGACGACTTTTGATTGCAAAAATATTGGATAAATTAAATAGCAAGATAATGTTTCATAGTAAGAATATTAGTTATTCAGATATTATTTTATATCAAGGCAAGCTTATGGCTGATTATTTAACAAATGGCGTACCATATGAAGGGTTTTCTCTTAGATGGTGA
- the csm5 gene encoding type III-A CRISPR-associated RAMP protein Csm5, which yields MMVRLQLETISPVYIGNTGNEYSRSEFAFAKFSGKKKLVRLNLDLVAKELYQRDEKLFKEFLKVLSDTKSFKNIKTKKDNSQFNKNERIAIKGMQKFLYDTIRPYDKDLFKKILSSCSSYKVSLQYAPESIKEKNGKKVSVTRKGESTADIGLIKENLKTNNEPYISGSSIKGAVRNALLYSRLNLSSKSNRDVAREINNKNNRDIKNIMTYVQFSDTFNTIEEPSLYGVESIGTKRNTFSFFETIDRGNVFEFEYRNTFNSKVHNPRMLNNFDLSVESIFKHIYEFSNDILDEEIRFIEDTVNFDYVYSDVDSGKLYKYFDDLKDKNTEESPLLRLGQGSGALGVSQLLEVKNSRSPTEFTTFRKFNRLGHKNHYDFPKTRKLIVNSFEPLGWVKLSKI from the coding sequence ATGATGGTTAGATTGCAATTGGAAACAATTTCTCCAGTTTATATTGGAAACACTGGAAACGAGTATTCCCGTTCTGAATTTGCTTTTGCTAAATTTAGCGGCAAGAAGAAATTAGTCAGATTAAATTTAGATTTGGTGGCTAAAGAACTGTATCAAAGGGATGAAAAACTCTTTAAGGAATTTCTAAAGGTTCTTTCAGATACAAAATCCTTTAAAAATATTAAAACCAAAAAAGATAATAGTCAATTTAATAAAAATGAGAGGATTGCAATTAAGGGGATGCAAAAATTCTTGTATGATACAATTAGGCCTTATGATAAAGATTTATTTAAGAAAATTTTATCAAGTTGCTCATCTTATAAAGTTTCTCTGCAGTATGCTCCAGAATCCATTAAAGAGAAAAATGGCAAAAAGGTTTCAGTTACAAGAAAAGGGGAAAGCACTGCCGATATTGGTCTAATTAAGGAGAATTTAAAAACAAATAATGAGCCATATATCTCAGGTTCTTCAATTAAAGGTGCAGTTAGAAATGCCTTATTATATTCTAGATTAAATTTATCTAGCAAATCTAATCGTGATGTAGCTAGAGAGATTAATAATAAGAATAATAGGGATATTAAGAATATTATGACATATGTTCAATTTTCAGACACTTTTAATACAATCGAAGAGCCAAGCCTTTATGGGGTCGAATCAATTGGGACAAAAAGGAACACTTTTTCATTCTTTGAAACAATTGATAGGGGCAATGTTTTTGAATTTGAATATCGCAATACTTTCAATTCTAAGGTGCATAATCCTAGAATGTTAAATAACTTCGATTTATCTGTTGAATCAATATTTAAGCATATTTATGAATTTTCTAATGATATATTGGATGAGGAAATACGTTTTATTGAAGATACAGTTAACTTTGATTATGTGTATTCCGATGTTGACTCTGGAAAGTTATATAAATATTTCGATGATTTGAAGGATAAAAATACTGAAGAGTCTCCATTGTTGAGATTAGGTCAAGGCAGTGGAGCTTTAGGTGTCAGTCAATTATTGGAAGTTAAAAATTCCAGGTCTCCAACGGAATTCACCACTTTTAGAAAATTCAATCGTTTAGGTCATAAAAATCATTATGATTTCCCTAAAACAAGAAAATTGATAGTAAATAGCTTTGAACCTTTAGGATGGGTTAAGTTAAGTAAAATTTAA
- a CDS encoding ATP-binding protein codes for MGQKFNIKELEIRSFRGIKDLKYDFEGKSLVLCGPNGCGKSSITQAFEYLFTGQVASLKGIQGVKHDESLIHKGDSKEDLLVKAKIGGQYIERSFNEEFNPGRLKDIYEDSRMALFY; via the coding sequence ATGGGTCAAAAATTCAACATCAAAGAGTTAGAGATTAGATCATTCAGAGGAATCAAGGATTTGAAATATGATTTTGAAGGAAAGTCCTTAGTGCTATGTGGCCCTAACGGATGTGGAAAAAGTTCAATTACACAGGCATTCGAATACCTCTTCACAGGCCAAGTCGCTTCCCTAAAGGGAATTCAGGGAGTAAAGCATGACGAATCACTTATCCATAAAGGGGATTCAAAGGAAGACCTATTGGTTAAAGCCAAGATAGGAGGCCAATACATTGAAAGATCATTCAATGAAGAATTCAATCCAGGGCGATTGAAGGATATCTATGAAGACTCAAGAATGGCTCTTTTTTATTGA
- a CDS encoding MrcB family domain-containing protein has protein sequence MPNIEKYAYILDDFKEILDIYPIESKKPYKNNEFAAKMRNDIADDFNKFILDMVSNKEKYHSKISPGMMDWSKKPWAGFYHKDVTNTFKFGFYLIYLFEGDGSGFTLSLGQGVDDAEKKLVKRSEYLNYMITENELKIPDGFKHEANVGESIIRKFYKKEELDLEEFCNDLEKMIKIYESLIPHYNELRAGEEPSRKDVRPKNSGSKVWRISPGGSDIYDEAWEEFKQESYIGVGFYHGEIDYSTFKNKWSLDRYLDKDGVKDPSKAMLWKFVNWVEKGDIIVANKGKSKLAGIGVVTGDFIPLTKNKNRNKFGLDNIYPVKWIYTPDDLEISKNFFARHTLVEWQGDKWNQLLCVLARNDEVLKERILKKIYDESYKLLFEREDYHHMEGYKTESKEINDVWNDLLLKYENDEDIVDDVWDRLVNRKMKVHGDGSKNIKASIKGKLKISDEDLSKTAILLFETLKGLIGNRDEADQKRIIKEFNDSGYSKGFKSGRFSSILYYLDDYYYVINQKTIDTVKLLSLILGDEILLSNELDRYISNNAKYKEFIHNLRNAYYYDKYDVFEFRAFDAICHYLCSTPPIYFATNKAEKIPIEFYVDTDEILEGIDESEFDEMDLDDEEIEEITEVYIEETKYELLNINPPLLESKLQSFAIAETTVNQLCASLNAGKNIILDGTPGTGKTELAIKFATAASDNNFIDGYILTTATSDWSTFDTIGGLMPNEKGELFFYPGKFLDAIAENKWLIIDEINRADIDKAFGQLFTVLSKQDVELPYKENGKPIKIKLWDENYSKHDKEKSTYYIGNNWRIIGTMNVDDKDSLFDLSYAFMRRFMFIEVDLPEETQYKRLIKMWSNDLSEEYTNNLLRVYDVIKFRKLGPAIFKDMTEYIKFRDEISDDSTDLILAEAISSYIVPQFEGLNRNKVEQIRKLMGDIGLSQYLDEELKELIPKF, from the coding sequence ATGCCCAATATAGAAAAATATGCTTATATATTAGATGATTTTAAGGAAATCTTAGATATTTATCCAATCGAGTCTAAAAAGCCATATAAAAACAATGAATTTGCAGCTAAGATGAGAAATGATATAGCCGATGATTTCAACAAGTTTATTCTTGATATGGTTTCCAATAAGGAGAAATACCATTCAAAAATCTCTCCTGGAATGATGGATTGGTCTAAAAAACCATGGGCTGGATTTTACCATAAGGATGTTACCAATACTTTCAAATTTGGTTTTTACTTGATTTACTTGTTTGAGGGAGACGGTTCCGGTTTTACATTGTCCCTTGGCCAGGGTGTCGACGATGCTGAAAAGAAATTGGTGAAGAGATCCGAATACCTGAATTATATGATTACAGAAAATGAATTGAAAATACCTGATGGTTTTAAGCATGAAGCCAATGTTGGGGAATCAATCATTCGAAAATTCTATAAAAAGGAAGAATTGGATCTGGAAGAGTTTTGCAATGATTTGGAGAAAATGATAAAAATATACGAATCTTTAATTCCCCATTACAATGAATTAAGAGCAGGTGAAGAGCCTTCCAGAAAGGATGTGCGTCCAAAGAATTCCGGAAGCAAAGTCTGGAGAATTTCTCCAGGAGGCTCAGATATTTATGATGAAGCTTGGGAAGAGTTCAAGCAGGAATCATATATTGGCGTAGGCTTTTATCATGGAGAAATTGATTATTCCACATTTAAAAACAAATGGTCCTTGGACAGATATTTAGATAAGGATGGTGTCAAAGACCCTTCAAAGGCTATGCTTTGGAAATTCGTCAATTGGGTTGAAAAGGGAGATATTATCGTAGCGAATAAGGGAAAGAGCAAATTAGCAGGCATTGGAGTAGTCACTGGCGATTTCATTCCTTTGACAAAGAATAAAAACAGGAACAAATTCGGATTGGACAATATTTACCCTGTTAAATGGATTTACACCCCTGACGATTTGGAAATTTCTAAAAACTTCTTTGCAAGACATACCTTGGTTGAATGGCAAGGGGATAAATGGAATCAGCTTTTGTGCGTTTTGGCAAGAAACGATGAAGTCCTTAAAGAGAGAATTTTGAAGAAGATATATGATGAATCATATAAGCTTTTGTTTGAAAGAGAAGATTATCATCATATGGAAGGCTATAAAACAGAATCCAAAGAGATAAATGATGTTTGGAATGATTTATTGTTAAAATACGAAAATGATGAGGATATTGTTGATGATGTATGGGATAGACTTGTCAATCGCAAGATGAAGGTTCATGGAGACGGAAGTAAGAATATCAAGGCCTCCATTAAGGGAAAATTAAAGATAAGCGATGAAGACTTAAGCAAAACTGCCATTTTATTATTTGAAACATTGAAAGGATTGATAGGAAATAGGGATGAAGCAGATCAAAAGAGAATAATCAAGGAATTCAATGACAGCGGATATAGCAAGGGATTCAAATCAGGCAGATTCAGTTCAATTCTTTATTATCTGGACGATTATTATTATGTAATCAATCAAAAAACCATTGATACTGTTAAACTCCTGTCTCTAATTCTAGGGGATGAAATCCTCTTGTCAAATGAATTGGATCGCTATATAAGCAACAATGCAAAGTATAAAGAGTTCATACATAATTTAAGGAACGCTTATTATTATGATAAATATGATGTATTTGAATTTAGGGCATTTGATGCCATTTGTCATTATCTATGCTCCACTCCACCAATCTACTTTGCTACAAATAAAGCTGAAAAAATTCCAATAGAATTCTATGTGGATACCGATGAGATTTTAGAGGGCATAGATGAAAGCGAGTTTGATGAGATGGATTTGGATGACGAGGAGATTGAGGAAATCACTGAAGTCTATATTGAAGAGACAAAATATGAACTTTTAAACATCAATCCTCCATTATTGGAATCCAAGCTTCAATCATTTGCCATTGCTGAAACTACAGTAAATCAATTGTGCGCATCACTTAATGCCGGCAAAAACATAATACTTGACGGAACTCCAGGAACTGGTAAAACAGAACTTGCAATCAAGTTTGCAACTGCAGCAAGCGACAATAACTTCATTGACGGTTACATTTTGACTACGGCAACTTCCGATTGGTCCACTTTTGATACGATTGGAGGGCTGATGCCTAATGAAAAGGGAGAACTCTTTTTCTATCCCGGCAAATTTCTGGATGCAATTGCAGAAAACAAATGGCTGATAATTGACGAAATCAACAGGGCCGACATAGACAAGGCATTCGGTCAATTGTTTACCGTTCTTTCAAAGCAGGATGTGGAGTTGCCATACAAGGAAAACGGCAAGCCAATCAAAATCAAGCTATGGGATGAAAACTATTCCAAGCATGATAAAGAGAAATCCACATATTACATCGGAAACAACTGGAGAATAATTGGAACAATGAATGTGGATGATAAGGACAGTCTTTTTGACCTTTCTTATGCATTCATGAGAAGATTCATGTTTATTGAAGTGGACTTGCCAGAGGAGACCCAATATAAACGACTCATTAAAATGTGGTCCAATGATCTCTCTGAAGAATATACTAACAATCTCCTAAGGGTTTATGACGTAATAAAATTCAGAAAATTAGGCCCTGCTATATTCAAGGACATGACTGAATACATCAAATTCAGGGATGAAATAAGCGACGACAGCACAGATTTAATTCTTGCAGAAGCCATCAGTTCTTATATAGTTCCTCAATTCGAAGGACTTAATAGAAATAAGGTTGAACAAATCAGAAAACTTATGGGAGACATTGGTCTGTCCCAATATTTGGATGAGGAATTGAAGGAATTGATTCCTAAATTTTAG
- the cas2 gene encoding CRISPR-associated endonuclease Cas2, with product MLVFVMYDIVDTPTRTSLVKKLKHYGLHRIQKSIFCGFLSIDERLNLASEFDFFMSSERDSIILIPTCESCVDSILIEGNLDLPKKSLYEFL from the coding sequence ATGTTAGTTTTTGTAATGTATGATATAGTTGATACTCCAACACGTACAAGCTTGGTTAAAAAATTAAAGCATTATGGCTTGCATAGAATTCAGAAATCCATATTCTGTGGGTTTTTATCTATTGATGAGAGATTGAATCTTGCAAGCGAGTTTGATTTTTTCATGTCTTCAGAGAGGGATAGTATAATCCTTATCCCAACATGTGAATCCTGTGTTGATTCCATATTGATTGAGGGCAATCTGGACTTGCCTAAGAAATCCCTTTATGAGTTCTTATAG
- a CDS encoding CRISPR-associated endonuclease Cas6, translated as MKINTCHLVLKTNKKVKQNPSKFRGYIGREFDKYPILHNHYGNNKFLYSYPLVQYQIIDGQPSILGIEEGADILVDISSKIKALKMGDSYYRVEDHYLYYKEYDVRATRKYHQYKFLSPWLALNTKNYQSFKNIKDWKEKKSFLNNIMVGNILSMSKGLGIIVNKRLHVSSLLDDEIAEYKNVQMNAFTGEFKVNFNIPDFFGFGKGVSQGFGTVIKVTDQEED; from the coding sequence ATGAAAATAAATACATGTCATTTAGTTTTAAAGACTAATAAGAAAGTCAAGCAGAATCCTTCAAAGTTCAGGGGATATATAGGAAGGGAATTTGACAAGTATCCTATTCTCCATAATCATTATGGAAATAATAAATTCCTATACTCTTATCCTCTTGTTCAGTATCAAATCATAGATGGGCAGCCATCTATTCTAGGGATTGAAGAGGGTGCAGACATATTGGTTGACATATCCTCTAAAATTAAAGCGCTTAAGATGGGAGACAGCTATTATAGGGTGGAGGATCATTACTTATATTATAAGGAGTATGATGTTAGGGCCACTAGGAAATATCATCAATATAAGTTCTTAAGCCCTTGGCTGGCATTGAATACTAAAAATTATCAATCCTTTAAGAATATTAAGGATTGGAAAGAAAAAAAGAGCTTTTTGAATAATATTATGGTTGGAAATATTCTTTCCATGTCAAAGGGATTAGGTATAATAGTTAACAAAAGGCTGCATGTCAGCTCTCTTTTGGATGATGAGATAGCCGAATATAAAAATGTTCAGATGAATGCTTTCACAGGAGAGTTTAAGGTTAACTTCAATATTCCTGACTTCTTTGGATTTGGTAAAGGTGTAAGCCAAGGATTTGGTACGGTAATTAAGGTCACAGACCAAGAAGAAGACTAA
- a CDS encoding serine/threonine-protein kinase: MIDRIDIGTVLGNEFIVIDKYGGEGKSGFGTVFIVYDDDLKKALALKTLQDKYLNDEETIGDFKKESLIWTELKHPNIVEALGLDIIDGRLFIIMEPIFSFMGKQSLDDYFFEGLSDYKILDWAIQFCYAMEYMEEQGIKYHGDIKPQNILVWDNEIKITDFGLTSFINESKIFKNKNVGNYYISNGKLCGTNAYMAPESFEGINNISTDIYSFGIVLYQMINKGNLPFEAENNFDNEWEELHKKAEIPYFDHILYDVVLKCLSKNPKDRYDSFKDLKRELISIFKETFDEEPYVPKEKDFEKDSNYYYFKGNSLANVGDIENFISNYDKAIELNPNSSDIRINYAINLIKYGYYDEALNHLNLAKKIFDENNKNFVSLDRLYFNFGHAYQSKGYLNKAIENYENAIEINENYLESYVNLGNIYKELELYEKALEKYQLALDINPNFFMALINMGEAYSFLGNYEDSENCFYKAKYQNINEDLYSLWGESLRRLNREPYALTKFFEILKINDESMYAYYNITISYLILDNLDQAKEYFGKALDLFGDNITYKLDLSKQFFKYGFQEESLEILDEIIETSEDNNKFFALFQKFNIFKDSDVKYSTSILDEIIYSSADDELKSEAYCDKALFLKDYEDFDLILEYFNEGLSLNPYNIRIYYLKGCFCHENEEYELAMQTFEEGLFIDKYNKELLYEKSRLHLLFGECEKCIGCCEKYLEIGYPSAEIYLSKALGFMGLEDYNESLNFLELAQSLVIDEETKEMILVTKVTIENFLER, from the coding sequence GTGATAGATAGGATTGATATAGGGACAGTTTTAGGTAATGAATTCATTGTCATTGATAAATACGGTGGAGAAGGAAAATCAGGATTTGGCACTGTCTTTATTGTATATGATGATGATTTGAAAAAAGCTTTAGCACTGAAAACATTACAAGATAAATATCTTAATGATGAAGAAACTATAGGAGATTTTAAGAAAGAGTCTTTAATTTGGACAGAACTGAAACATCCAAATATTGTTGAAGCATTGGGATTAGATATTATTGATGGTAGATTATTTATTATAATGGAACCTATTTTTAGTTTTATGGGTAAACAATCATTAGATGATTACTTTTTTGAAGGTCTGTCAGATTATAAAATTTTAGATTGGGCTATCCAATTTTGTTATGCTATGGAATATATGGAGGAACAGGGTATTAAATATCATGGGGATATAAAGCCCCAAAATATTTTAGTTTGGGATAATGAGATTAAGATTACTGATTTTGGCTTAACAAGTTTTATTAATGAATCTAAAATTTTTAAAAATAAGAATGTAGGAAATTATTATATTTCAAATGGAAAACTTTGTGGAACTAATGCTTATATGGCTCCAGAATCTTTTGAGGGGATAAATAATATTTCAACAGATATCTATAGTTTTGGAATAGTTCTTTATCAGATGATAAATAAGGGTAATTTGCCTTTTGAAGCAGAAAACAATTTTGATAATGAATGGGAAGAATTGCATAAAAAAGCTGAAATCCCTTATTTTGATCATATATTATATGATGTAGTTCTGAAGTGTTTATCAAAAAATCCAAAAGATAGATATGATTCTTTTAAAGATTTAAAAAGAGAATTAATTTCAATATTTAAAGAAACTTTTGATGAAGAACCATATGTTCCAAAAGAAAAAGATTTTGAAAAAGATTCTAATTACTATTATTTTAAAGGAAATTCTCTTGCAAATGTTGGCGATATTGAAAATTTTATTTCAAATTATGATAAAGCTATAGAACTTAATCCTAATTCCTCTGATATTAGGATAAATTATGCAATAAATTTGATAAAATATGGGTACTATGATGAAGCTTTAAATCATTTAAATCTAGCTAAAAAGATATTTGATGAAAATAATAAAAATTTTGTTAGTTTAGATAGATTATATTTTAATTTTGGACATGCATACCAATCAAAAGGTTATTTAAATAAAGCAATTGAAAATTATGAAAATGCTATTGAAATTAATGAGAATTATTTAGAATCATATGTTAATTTAGGAAATATTTATAAAGAATTAGAATTATATGAAAAAGCATTAGAAAAATATCAATTAGCTTTAGATATTAATCCTAATTTTTTCATGGCTTTGATTAATATGGGTGAAGCTTATAGTTTTTTAGGCAATTATGAAGATTCTGAGAATTGTTTTTATAAAGCAAAATATCAAAATATCAATGAGGATTTATATTCTTTATGGGGAGAGAGTTTAAGACGATTAAATAGGGAACCTTATGCATTAACAAAATTTTTTGAAATTCTGAAAATCAATGATGAGTCTATGTATGCTTATTATAATATAACAATTTCTTATTTAATTTTAGATAATTTGGATCAAGCAAAAGAATATTTTGGAAAAGCTTTAGATTTATTTGGAGATAATATTACATATAAACTTGATTTATCTAAACAATTTTTTAAGTATGGTTTTCAAGAGGAATCTTTAGAAATTTTAGATGAAATTATAGAAACTAGTGAGGATAATAATAAATTTTTTGCTTTATTTCAAAAATTTAATATTTTTAAAGATTCTGATGTGAAGTATTCAACTTCAATTTTAGATGAAATTATTTATTCTTCTGCAGATGATGAATTGAAATCTGAGGCATATTGTGATAAAGCATTATTTTTAAAGGATTATGAAGATTTTGATTTAATTTTAGAATATTTTAATGAAGGTTTGAGTTTAAATCCATATAATATTAGAATTTATTATTTAAAAGGCTGTTTTTGTCATGAAAATGAAGAGTATGAATTGGCCATGCAAACATTTGAAGAAGGCTTGTTTATAGATAAATATAATAAAGAACTTTTGTATGAAAAATCAAGATTGCATTTACTTTTTGGGGAATGTGAAAAATGTATAGGCTGTTGTGAAAAATATTTGGAAATCGGTTATCCATCGGCAGAAATTTACTTATCTAAAGCATTAGGATTTATGGGGTTAGAGGATTATAATGAATCTTTGAATTTTTTAGAATTAGCGCAATCTTTAGTTATTGATGAAGAAACAAAAGAGATGATTTTAGTTACTAAAGTAACTATAGAAAATTTTTTAGAAAGATAA